From Pseudothermotoga thermarum DSM 5069, a single genomic window includes:
- the araA gene encoding L-arabinose isomerase, which produces MIDLKKYEFWLLVGSQHLYGSETLKKVEQQARKIVEELSKDLPSPLLFKGVLTTPEEILRTFEQANAQTNCAGVITWMHTFSPSKMWIKGLLANKKPLLHLHTQFNREIPWDTIDMDYMNLNQSAHGDREHGYIHARLRLPRKVVVGHWQDSEVKREISKWMRVACAIADGRSGQIVRFGDNMREVASTEADKVEAQIKIGWSINTWGVGELAERVKSVSENLVEDLIKHYAEKYVLPSGEYELKAIKEQARIEIALREFLKEKNAIAFTTTFEDLHDLPQLPGLAVQRLMEEGYGFGAEGDWKVAGLVRALKVMGVGLKGGTSFMEDYTYHLPEGNELVLGAHMLEICPSIAKEKPRIEVHPLSIGGKADPARLVFEAQVGEALNASIVDLGNRFRLVVNKVISVPLVKPMPKLPVARVLWKPLPNFKAAATAWILAGGSHHTAFSTAVDPSYLIDWAEMLDIECVVIDEKLDLERFKAELRANEVYWGFFKK; this is translated from the coding sequence ATGATAGATCTAAAAAAATACGAATTTTGGCTTTTGGTTGGAAGTCAGCATCTATATGGTTCAGAAACTCTCAAAAAAGTCGAACAGCAAGCTAGGAAAATCGTAGAAGAGCTTTCTAAGGATTTGCCATCACCTTTGCTTTTCAAGGGAGTTTTAACGACACCAGAAGAAATACTTAGAACCTTTGAACAAGCTAATGCCCAGACAAACTGCGCTGGTGTTATAACTTGGATGCACACTTTTTCACCTTCCAAAATGTGGATAAAAGGACTGCTTGCAAACAAAAAGCCACTTCTGCATCTACACACACAGTTCAACAGGGAAATTCCTTGGGATACAATTGACATGGATTACATGAATCTCAACCAATCTGCTCATGGAGATAGAGAACATGGTTATATCCACGCAAGGCTTAGGCTTCCAAGAAAGGTTGTTGTTGGTCACTGGCAGGATTCAGAGGTTAAACGAGAGATATCGAAGTGGATGCGCGTGGCTTGCGCGATAGCTGATGGAAGATCTGGGCAAATTGTCAGGTTTGGCGATAACATGCGAGAAGTGGCAAGCACAGAAGCAGACAAGGTGGAGGCTCAGATTAAAATTGGTTGGTCGATCAACACGTGGGGAGTCGGTGAACTTGCAGAAAGAGTGAAAAGTGTTTCAGAAAACCTAGTAGAAGATTTGATAAAACACTACGCCGAAAAATACGTTTTGCCATCTGGGGAATATGAACTGAAAGCCATCAAAGAACAAGCTAGAATCGAAATAGCCCTTAGAGAATTCCTCAAGGAAAAGAACGCAATAGCCTTCACCACAACCTTTGAAGATTTGCACGATCTTCCACAACTTCCAGGTTTGGCTGTTCAAAGACTCATGGAAGAAGGTTATGGATTTGGAGCAGAAGGAGATTGGAAAGTTGCCGGTTTGGTCAGAGCCTTGAAGGTCATGGGAGTCGGTTTGAAAGGTGGAACTTCTTTCATGGAGGATTACACCTACCATTTGCCTGAGGGAAACGAACTTGTCCTTGGAGCGCACATGCTTGAAATTTGTCCAAGTATTGCGAAAGAAAAACCAAGAATAGAAGTTCATCCACTGAGCATAGGTGGTAAGGCAGATCCCGCAAGATTGGTATTCGAAGCTCAGGTTGGTGAGGCATTGAACGCTTCGATAGTTGATCTTGGTAACAGGTTTAGACTGGTTGTCAACAAAGTGATATCTGTTCCCTTGGTAAAACCCATGCCAAAACTGCCTGTTGCAAGGGTCCTTTGGAAACCACTTCCAAACTTCAAAGCAGCGGCAACAGCATGGATACTAGCAGGAGGATCTCACCACACAGCTTTCAGCACCGCCGTTGATCCAAGTTATTTGATAGACTGGGCGGAAATGCTGGACATAGAGTGCGTGGTTATAGACGAAAAACTTGATCTTGAAAGATTCAAAGCGGAACTTAGAGCAAATGAAGTTTACTGGGGATTCTTTAAAAAGTGA
- a CDS encoding GntR family transcriptional regulator yields the protein MAPKHKIIERYLMDELRSGRYKPGDKLPTEKELMKKFNASRETVRKALDRLALKGMIIRKPGLGTFVSSSSTNHFVGIIVQQITSYIFPYVVLGAEDQLFRNGYKLLLGNAAEDPVKERQILTEWMELGVKGLILDPVYSATKRCNRDLVKSLAKEGVKIVTVHSNWSIEQVSSVTLNDSYGGEKAAEIFHSYGHKIVAVVYKSIHLPGLLRAQGFLRKCEELGFEKIYDKAFNVSEFTGAPMQIAYELLNLPKQIRPTAIFCYNDATALQVYMVAKRLGIRIPEDLSIIGFDDAPIGDFREILTTFAHPKEEIGRKAAEILLEMLEGKDAQNIVLTPELIERSSVSYVPNK from the coding sequence ATCGCGCCGAAACACAAAATAATAGAGCGTTATTTAATGGATGAGCTAAGATCTGGTCGATACAAACCTGGCGATAAGCTTCCTACAGAAAAGGAGCTGATGAAAAAGTTCAACGCAAGTAGAGAAACTGTGAGAAAAGCTCTCGATAGGCTTGCATTAAAAGGAATGATAATACGCAAACCCGGTTTAGGAACTTTTGTAAGTTCAAGTAGTACCAATCATTTTGTTGGAATCATCGTTCAACAGATAACAAGCTATATATTTCCATACGTTGTTCTTGGAGCCGAGGACCAACTTTTCAGAAATGGTTATAAACTACTTCTTGGAAATGCCGCCGAAGATCCTGTTAAAGAAAGACAAATCCTCACAGAATGGATGGAGCTGGGAGTAAAGGGTTTGATACTTGATCCAGTTTACAGTGCAACAAAACGGTGTAACAGAGATCTTGTGAAATCTCTTGCAAAGGAAGGCGTTAAAATTGTTACGGTTCACAGTAACTGGAGCATTGAACAGGTTAGCTCTGTAACCTTGAACGACAGCTATGGTGGTGAAAAAGCTGCAGAGATTTTTCATTCCTATGGGCACAAAATAGTCGCAGTGGTTTACAAGTCAATTCACCTTCCAGGACTTTTAAGGGCTCAAGGATTTCTGAGAAAATGTGAAGAACTTGGTTTTGAGAAAATCTACGATAAAGCTTTCAATGTATCGGAATTCACCGGCGCACCAATGCAAATTGCTTATGAATTGTTGAACCTACCAAAGCAGATAAGGCCTACTGCTATTTTCTGCTATAACGACGCAACAGCGCTTCAAGTGTACATGGTCGCCAAAAGACTGGGTATACGTATACCTGAAGATCTCTCGATCATAGGTTTCGACGATGCCCCAATAGGTGATTTTAGAGAAATACTTACAACTTTTGCTCATCCAAAAGAAGAAATTGGCAGAAAAGCTGCTGAAATACTTCTTGAAATGTTGGAAGGAAAAGATGCCCAAAATATCGTTTTGACCCCAGAATTGATTGAAAGATCCTCTGTTTCTTATGTTCCAAACAAGTGA
- a CDS encoding DUF368 domain-containing protein, producing MKTFLGGFLIGLANLVPGVSGGTIAVLLNLYEKIIDCLNSFLQLRFSKDSIFFLVKIAIGIGLALLVGSKLMSYLLVFYPAFAYSAFFGLVIGMLPRFYVQIPKLRIAYVLVGAFLLLIVEVFGNVTVNLGKASLFIGGIVAAIAMVLPGISGSLMMLIFGIYEKVIDALGSLELSVIIPFGIGVLVGIAIAAVGMKYLLSNFKNQTYNFIFGLLLASLIKIQPFGKQHLSILTVLFVLVIMAVTTYLSFTLSKKQSQ from the coding sequence ATGAAAACATTTCTTGGAGGATTTCTCATAGGACTTGCAAACTTGGTACCGGGTGTGAGTGGGGGCACAATAGCTGTCTTACTTAATTTGTATGAAAAGATAATTGATTGTTTGAATTCGTTTTTACAGCTTAGATTTTCAAAAGATTCCATCTTTTTTCTCGTCAAAATTGCTATTGGAATAGGTTTAGCATTGCTTGTTGGTTCAAAATTGATGAGTTATTTGTTGGTGTTTTACCCAGCTTTTGCTTATTCTGCATTTTTTGGTCTTGTGATAGGTATGCTGCCAAGGTTTTACGTACAAATTCCAAAATTGAGAATTGCGTATGTGCTGGTTGGAGCTTTTCTTTTATTAATTGTTGAGGTTTTTGGTAATGTAACTGTTAATCTTGGAAAAGCATCTTTATTCATCGGTGGTATAGTTGCTGCGATCGCTATGGTCCTTCCAGGTATCAGTGGTTCTTTGATGATGTTGATTTTTGGTATCTATGAAAAGGTTATCGATGCACTTGGCTCTTTAGAACTATCTGTGATAATTCCTTTTGGAATAGGCGTGCTTGTTGGAATCGCTATAGCAGCGGTGGGAATGAAATATTTGCTTAGCAACTTCAAAAACCAAACGTACAATTTCATCTTTGGATTACTTTTAGCTTCTTTGATCAAGATTCAACCTTTTGGTAAACAGCATTTGAGTATTTTGACAGTACTTTTTGTGCTGGTCATCATGGCAGTTACTACTTATCTTTCCTTTACACTGTCTAAGAAGCAGTCTCAGTGA
- a CDS encoding basic amino acid ABC transporter substrate-binding protein, with protein sequence MKVGKILIVLLLVSVLALAKTYTVGTSADFPPFEYIENGQFVGFDMDLIREIAKIAGFEVKFVDMSFDSLIPALRAGQIDIAIAGMTITEERKQVVDFSIPYWTADQSVIVKADSNLSITVLFGKYRIGVQTGTTGDLWCTEELVKKGILPEKNLKRYDTFVLALTDLLNGNIDAIVLDSPVANRFAATKPVKIVGIIVTGEQYGIAVKKGNTDLLKAINEALKVLQETGKLAELIDKYF encoded by the coding sequence ATGAAGGTTGGCAAAATCTTGATTGTTCTACTTCTTGTAAGTGTCCTAGCTTTGGCAAAAACATACACTGTTGGAACAAGCGCGGACTTTCCACCATTTGAGTACATCGAAAACGGACAGTTCGTTGGTTTTGACATGGATCTCATTAGAGAGATCGCAAAGATTGCTGGCTTCGAGGTAAAATTTGTCGATATGAGTTTTGATTCCCTTATACCAGCCTTGAGAGCTGGCCAGATTGACATAGCAATTGCTGGTATGACTATAACAGAAGAAAGAAAACAAGTTGTTGACTTTTCCATCCCCTATTGGACGGCAGACCAAAGTGTCATAGTCAAAGCGGATTCAAATTTATCCATCACTGTTTTGTTTGGAAAGTATAGAATAGGTGTTCAAACTGGAACAACTGGAGATCTTTGGTGTACCGAAGAATTGGTTAAGAAAGGTATCCTTCCTGAAAAGAATTTGAAAAGATACGATACCTTTGTCCTTGCTTTGACTGATCTTTTAAATGGAAACATCGATGCAATAGTTCTTGATTCTCCTGTGGCAAACAGATTTGCTGCAACAAAACCTGTTAAGATCGTTGGAATAATAGTTACGGGAGAGCAGTATGGAATAGCTGTTAAAAAAGGAAACACCGATTTGTTGAAAGCCATAAACGAAGCTTTGAAAGTTTTGCAAGAAACAGGGAAACTGGCAGAATTGATAGACAAATACTTCTAA
- a CDS encoding amino acid ABC transporter ATP-binding protein has product MSDIPVLKVENLKKRYGNTVILNGVSFEVQKGETKVIIGPSGTGKSTLLACINRLVEPDEGKVYLEGEEITHHNAAKMRQKIGFVFQDFNLFNHLTALDNVRIGLIKVQKFSKQEATEIAMEQLRKVGLADKAHLYPSQLSGGQKQRVAIARALAMRPKLILFDEPTSALDPELIGEVLTVMIDLAKSGMTMLVVTHELGFARTVANEIIFMENGVIIEQGPPDQLFTNPKMERTKIFLRKLTELYGEKAR; this is encoded by the coding sequence ATGAGTGACATTCCTGTTTTAAAGGTTGAGAATCTTAAAAAACGCTATGGAAATACTGTGATATTGAATGGTGTAAGTTTTGAGGTTCAAAAAGGTGAAACTAAAGTGATAATAGGTCCAAGTGGCACCGGTAAAAGTACCTTACTTGCCTGCATAAACAGGTTGGTTGAGCCTGATGAGGGAAAAGTATACCTTGAAGGTGAAGAAATAACACACCACAATGCTGCAAAGATGAGACAAAAGATAGGTTTTGTTTTTCAAGATTTTAACCTTTTCAACCACTTAACTGCTCTTGATAATGTGAGAATAGGTTTGATAAAGGTACAAAAGTTTTCAAAACAAGAAGCAACTGAGATAGCAATGGAACAACTTAGAAAAGTAGGACTTGCTGATAAAGCACATCTTTATCCTTCGCAGTTATCAGGAGGTCAAAAACAAAGGGTGGCTATCGCAAGGGCTCTTGCTATGAGACCAAAGTTGATCTTGTTTGATGAGCCAACTTCGGCTTTAGATCCCGAGTTGATCGGAGAAGTTTTAACAGTTATGATAGACCTTGCAAAATCTGGAATGACGATGCTAGTTGTAACTCATGAACTTGGTTTTGCAAGGACTGTTGCAAATGAAATAATTTTCATGGAAAATGGCGTCATAATTGAGCAAGGCCCTCCAGATCAACTTTTCACAAATCCAAAGATGGAAAGAACAAAAATATTTTTAAGAAAACTCACAGAACTTTATGGAGAGAAAGCAAGATGA
- a CDS encoding amino acid ABC transporter permease, whose translation MSLLQIAITSLPKLLNGLIVTLYMTAIASTVGLLLGIILCLGRVYANKFLSILSTGFIELIRGTPMLVQLFILYYGLPAYGVRLTPLAAALIGFCINSGAYQAEYIRGAIQSIGIGQYKAALSIGMTKWQAVRLIILPQALRRVIPSWTNEFIYLLKYTSMAYIIGAPEMMAQAKFIASRNFQFFEVYLVTALIYLSIVWLATALLSALEKKLRIPGTVVYER comes from the coding sequence ATGAGTCTTTTACAGATTGCAATAACTTCACTCCCTAAGTTATTAAACGGTTTAATAGTAACTTTGTATATGACAGCTATAGCTTCCACCGTGGGACTTTTGCTTGGTATAATCTTGTGTCTTGGCAGAGTCTATGCAAACAAATTTTTGAGTATTCTATCGACTGGATTTATAGAGCTCATTCGTGGCACTCCGATGCTTGTTCAGCTTTTCATTCTTTACTATGGTTTACCTGCGTACGGAGTCAGATTAACTCCTTTGGCAGCTGCATTGATAGGCTTTTGCATAAACAGCGGGGCTTATCAAGCTGAATATATTCGTGGGGCAATACAATCCATCGGAATTGGCCAGTATAAGGCTGCACTTTCCATAGGAATGACAAAATGGCAAGCTGTTAGGTTGATAATCCTTCCTCAAGCTTTAAGAAGGGTTATACCTTCCTGGACCAACGAGTTTATATACCTTCTTAAGTACACTTCGATGGCTTACATAATAGGAGCACCAGAGATGATGGCTCAAGCAAAATTCATCGCTAGCAGAAATTTTCAGTTCTTTGAAGTGTATCTTGTCACGGCGCTTATATACCTTTCGATAGTCTGGCTTGCAACAGCACTACTTTCAGCGCTTGAGAAGAAACTTAGAATTCCTGGAACAGTAGTTTATGAAAGATAG
- a CDS encoding NADH:ubiquinone reductase (Na(+)-transporting) subunit F produces the protein MQILVAPIAVSLISAALAGLIVLIDSIVNNYGEVKITINGKKTISVKGGAPLLFTLSSAGIFLPSACGGRGSCGVCKVKVLTDIGPHLPTEIPYMTKEEIARNIRLSCQVKVRKNLEIEIPEELLFVKKFKAIVEKIINVTYDIKELTLKLIEPTEIEFKAGQYIQLKIPPYGNIKESVERAYSISSPPSLKNKIQLLIRLVPGGVATTYVHNYMKEGETVEFIGPFGEFYVRDTKAMMICVAGGSGMAPIRSILLDMYEKGINDREIWYFFGARSLRDLFYVEFFRELEQKWKVFHFIPALSNPLPEDKWEGEVGLITQVLDKYLKTVIRKDVEKEGYLCGSPGMINASIEVMTKNGIPVDKIYYDKFA, from the coding sequence GTGCAAATTTTGGTTGCCCCGATAGCAGTTAGTTTGATAAGCGCTGCCTTGGCAGGTTTAATAGTCCTGATAGATTCAATAGTGAACAACTATGGCGAAGTCAAGATAACGATAAACGGAAAAAAGACCATAAGCGTCAAAGGTGGTGCGCCACTGTTGTTCACACTTAGCTCGGCTGGTATTTTCCTACCGTCTGCCTGCGGAGGAAGGGGAAGCTGTGGAGTTTGCAAAGTAAAGGTTTTGACAGACATAGGACCTCATCTTCCAACAGAAATACCTTATATGACAAAAGAAGAAATTGCAAGAAACATAAGACTATCTTGCCAAGTCAAAGTAAGAAAAAACTTGGAAATTGAGATACCAGAAGAGTTACTTTTTGTCAAAAAATTTAAGGCTATTGTGGAAAAAATTATCAACGTCACCTACGACATAAAGGAATTGACTCTCAAATTGATAGAACCAACCGAAATAGAATTTAAGGCGGGACAATACATCCAGCTGAAAATTCCTCCTTATGGAAACATAAAGGAATCAGTAGAAAGAGCTTATTCAATTTCTTCCCCTCCAAGTTTGAAGAACAAAATCCAACTTTTGATAAGACTCGTTCCCGGTGGTGTGGCGACAACCTACGTTCACAATTATATGAAAGAGGGAGAAACGGTGGAATTTATTGGACCATTTGGTGAGTTTTACGTCAGAGACACGAAGGCAATGATGATCTGCGTTGCCGGTGGTAGTGGTATGGCTCCGATAAGATCGATTTTGCTGGATATGTACGAAAAAGGTATCAACGACAGGGAGATATGGTATTTCTTCGGCGCTCGTTCGTTGAGAGATCTCTTTTACGTTGAATTTTTCAGAGAACTTGAACAGAAATGGAAAGTTTTTCACTTTATACCGGCTTTGTCTAACCCACTTCCAGAGGACAAATGGGAAGGTGAAGTTGGGCTGATCACACAGGTTCTTGATAAGTATCTTAAAACTGTTATAAGAAAGGATGTCGAAAAAGAAGGTTATCTGTGCGGTAGCCCAGGAATGATCAATGCATCAATTGAGGTTATGACGAAGAACGGTATACCAGTGGATAAGATCTACTATGACAAGTTCGCGTAA
- a CDS encoding electron transport complex protein RnfA produces the protein MNIDPITLFFASVFTSNIVLTNFLGMCSYISISKDLKSASGLGLAVTFVMTITTTINWFVYHYIIVPLGIEYLRYIVFIIVIAAVVQVLEMLIDRLSPALYMNLGIFLPLITVNCAILGVTLFMQLRNYNLIQAAVYGFGGGVGWWLAIVLLAAIRKRIDNNPVPAGLKGSALTFITIGIMAMAFMGFAGMIKVQ, from the coding sequence ATGAATATTGATCCAATTACGCTATTTTTCGCCTCGGTTTTTACCAGCAACATTGTTCTTACCAATTTCCTTGGAATGTGTTCTTACATTTCAATTTCAAAGGATTTGAAATCGGCAAGTGGACTTGGTTTAGCCGTCACTTTTGTAATGACGATAACAACGACGATAAATTGGTTTGTTTATCACTATATCATTGTTCCGCTTGGTATTGAATATTTAAGATATATCGTTTTCATAATAGTAATCGCGGCAGTTGTTCAAGTGCTTGAAATGCTGATTGATCGGCTCTCACCGGCGTTGTACATGAACCTTGGAATTTTTCTGCCTTTGATAACAGTTAACTGCGCAATTCTTGGCGTCACTTTGTTCATGCAACTTAGAAACTACAATTTGATCCAAGCTGCAGTTTATGGTTTTGGTGGGGGGGTGGGCTGGTGGTTGGCGATAGTTTTGCTTGCTGCAATAAGAAAGAGAATTGACAACAATCCAGTTCCTGCAGGTTTAAAAGGTTCGGCGCTAACTTTCATAACCATCGGCATTATGGCGATGGCTTTCATGGGTTTTGCCGGAATGATTAAAGTTCAGTGA
- a CDS encoding Rnf-Nqr domain containing protein, which translates to MSEFSKIAKKNILYENQILVQILGICSTLAVTNKLLNTLIMAVGVTFVTGLSNLTVSLLRNFLPRKARMMIETLIIASYVIVIDIILKAYLPDVSKALGPYVGLIITNCIIMGRTEAFGLSNSPILSLWDGLTAGFGYMWVLMLIAFIRELLGFGTVFNVRIMPVNFTPWTIMVMAPSAFFLLGIMIWFFKSLILKVGEKK; encoded by the coding sequence ATGAGCGAGTTCAGTAAGATAGCAAAGAAGAATATCCTGTATGAAAACCAAATACTAGTTCAGATTCTTGGTATATGTTCAACCCTTGCCGTTACAAACAAACTTTTGAACACGCTGATAATGGCAGTTGGAGTGACTTTTGTTACTGGGCTTTCCAACCTAACAGTTTCGCTACTTAGAAACTTTCTTCCAAGAAAGGCAAGAATGATGATTGAAACGTTGATAATCGCTTCTTATGTGATAGTTATCGACATCATTTTGAAGGCATATTTACCGGATGTGAGCAAAGCGTTGGGACCGTATGTTGGTCTTATCATCACAAACTGCATCATCATGGGAAGGACGGAGGCTTTCGGACTATCGAACAGTCCTATTCTCTCACTTTGGGACGGGTTGACGGCTGGATTTGGTTATATGTGGGTTTTGATGCTTATAGCTTTTATCAGAGAACTGCTCGGTTTTGGAACAGTTTTCAATGTTCGAATCATGCCGGTTAATTTTACACCATGGACGATAATGGTCATGGCTCCAAGTGCGTTCTTCCTTCTTGGGATAATGATCTGGTTCTTCAAATCATTGATTTTGAAGGTGGGTGAGAAAAAATGA